The genome window GTCAAGATAAATATACAGTTTATCCTTAATTTTTTGTAGTTCTGTGATGGGAATTTCTATTTTCTTTAAAAAATTTAGATATTCCTCCTTAAAATAATATTCTTCATCTGTCTTGTAATTTTTTTGTTTCCCTATTTGAGACTTTAAGTCTTCTGATGGTTTTATAGAAGGGTTTATTATTACGCCTGGAATATCAAATTTGTAAGATAGATATAGAGTGTAAGCTCCTCCTAATGATGTTCCTATTAGGAGTAAAGGCTCTTCATTTTTTAGATTTCTTATTAAATACTCCAGAAGGGATATGGCTTTTTCAGGATTGTAAGGAAGGTTTATTGATAGGACATTTTCATCACCGAAGTGTTCTTTAAGTTTGTTTACTTTATCTCCATAACCTGCTGAATTAAATCCGTGGATATAAATAATTTTCACGATTTTAACCCTTATAAAGATTTATTCTTAAACATATATTAGTTTATTAAAGCTCATAATACAAGGTGTTTAAAGATTTAATTGTATCTATGATATAAACATATCTTGATTTTACCTTTATTTATAATCTGTTTCTTCTAAAAGTTAAAATTAAATATATGCATAAGTATTTGAAAAACAAAAGAAAATTTGCTTAATGGTAATAACTACTATTGATAAAACTGTTTTTTTGGAAATATTAATAGTATTATGTTTAGTATCAATATTCTTAATATTATGCTTGTTGTTATTTGTTATTCTTTATTGAAATTTAGATATGGGGGAGCTGTATGAGTGTGATAAGAACGGTGATAGAACTTATTTTTTCACTGAAAACTACTGTTGTCTTATTCCTAATATTTGGGGCTGTTATTGGTGTAGCTACATTTATAGAAAATGATTTTGGTAGAGAGACATCCTATGCTCTTATATACGGTTCTAAATGGTTTGAGGTTTTACTTACCTTAATGACTATTAACTTAATAGGAAATATCTTTGTATATAAAATGTGGCAACCAAAAAAATTACCCCTTTTTATTTTCCATCTCTCATTTGTCATTATTTTTATTGGTGCTGCAATTACCAGATATTTTGGATACGAAGGAATGATGCATATTAGAGAAAAACAAGAACAAAACAAAATCTTTTCCCGAGACCCTTTCTTACAAATAACAGCCAAGAAAAATGGAAAAGAATTTAAACTTGAAAAACCTCTTTTGTTATCTGCTCTCCCTGTATGGAATGTTAATAATTTTGAGGAAAATTTAGATATTGAAGGGAAAATTCTTACAGTAAAATACAAAAATTTTATTAAAGGAGTTACTACCGAAATT of Persephonella sp. IF05-L8 contains these proteins:
- a CDS encoding YqiA/YcfP family alpha/beta fold hydrolase produces the protein MKIIYIHGFNSAGYGDKVNKLKEHFGDENVLSINLPYNPEKAISLLEYLIRNLKNEEPLLLIGTSLGGAYTLYLSYKFDIPGVIINPSIKPSEDLKSQIGKQKNYKTDEEYYFKEEYLNFLKKIEIPITELQKIKDKLYIYLDEDDELLDSRKTAQYFKGFYVKIFKGGNHRFQHMDELLEDLRSKKEVRYG